The Campylobacter sp. CN_NE2 region CGAAAGATGCCGGCAAGGAAATTTTAAAACATTATGAAAAATTCGAAATTTACGAAAAAGAAGATAAATCTCCGCTTACGACGGCAGATTTGGCTGCAAATGAGATAATTTTAAAAATTTTAGGCAAAAGTGGGATAAAAATTTGCTCCGAAGAGAGCATTTTAAGTGCCGATGAACGCAAAAATACCGAAATGTTTTGGCTTGTTGATCCGCTTGACGGGACAAAAGAATTTATTGCACAAAATGGCGAATTTTGCGTTTGTATTGCTTTGATAAAAGCCGGACGGCCGATTTTGAGTGCGATTTATATCCCCGTAAGTGATGAGCTTTTTTATAGCAAAGGCGAAGGCATAGTCTATAAAAATGGCGAAATTTTGCCCAAATGCGATAGGACACCAAATTTGTTTTTACTTGGAAGACACGGAAATTCGGCAAAAAGAACAGAATTAGCTAACAAATTTGGCTATGAATTAAAAAGAATTGGTTCGGCGATTAAATTTTGTAGAATTTGCGAAAACAAAGCAGGTGCGTATTCTAGGCTTGGTCCGTCTTCGCTTTGGGACATCGCTGCGGGGGATTTTTTGGTTACTCAAAGCGGCGGTGTGATAATAGATTTAAAAACGCGTGAGCTACCAAGATACAACAGCGAGAGCCTGATAAATAATCCTTATTTAGTCTTAGATATAAATAATGTCAAATTTTTGGATGAAATGCTTAGAAATTTATAAAATTTAACATTTTTAAAAAAAAAGTTGTATAATATGTAAGCAAAATTTTTTTAACAAAGGTTAAAAACATGAAAGCTTTTACAATGATTGAATTGATCTTCGTGATCGTTATCTTAGGGATTTTGGCGGCAGTTGCCATACCTAGACTAGCAGCAACAAGAGATGATGCTGAGATAGTCAAAACAGCAAATAACATAAGGAATGCTGTTCAGGATGTTGGTGGCTATTATATCT contains the following coding sequences:
- a CDS encoding 3'(2'),5'-bisphosphate nucleotidase CysQ family protein — its product is MQDLLNLAVMAAKDAGKEILKHYEKFEIYEKEDKSPLTTADLAANEIILKILGKSGIKICSEESILSADERKNTEMFWLVDPLDGTKEFIAQNGEFCVCIALIKAGRPILSAIYIPVSDELFYSKGEGIVYKNGEILPKCDRTPNLFLLGRHGNSAKRTELANKFGYELKRIGSAIKFCRICENKAGAYSRLGPSSLWDIAAGDFLVTQSGGVIIDLKTRELPRYNSESLINNPYLVLDINNVKFLDEMLRNL